One Nonomuraea angiospora DNA segment encodes these proteins:
- a CDS encoding ATP-binding protein — protein MTIATLRASAQTYAGGLPAEVTSFIGRRHEVAAVKRLLSEARMVTLTGPGGVGKTRLALRVATDLRRAFPDGVWLVELAELDNPALLPQATIAALRIQSHSARPPLQVLTEHLRERRALVVLDNCEHVLDQTTMLAQALLRCAPDLRILATSRQPLGAVGEQAFPVPTLPLPGGDPQPDPAPLMSDAVRLFAERAAAVLPDFTVTSENQGMIEQICRRLDGLPLGIELAVVRLRVLSIHQLLDRLDDLFGLLSAGPSATVSRHRTLRALIDWSHGLCTEHERLLWASLSVFTGSLDLEAVEAICAGAGITRDEILDLMIGLVEKSVLIREEHPYGVRFRLLDTIRQYGRERLVASGQELELKRRYRDYYRRLSREAQAQLFGPAQAELLTRLRVEHPNLRTALEYCQAERAGLCIDMASDLLDHWITSSHLGEGRDWLEQGLAQPAARSEVRARALWACGSLAIIQGDQASAVGLLAKSRTLGEKLGLEPVLGYVALYSGMVAMHAGDTESAIKFFEEAVTHHRAGGDPAGEVQALTWLCLAHSFLGRSEGAVAAAEEGIAVCDAHGESWHRAYTTTALGIERWLQGDVRCATALEQESLRVFHSLDDSVGVGLTIEALAWIAASQEEYARAGALLGVLRNVWDAIGTPLLGFGHLVRYHDECEARTRDALGEQSFQTAVKRGARRSTDQALAYALMEEAPSHGPSGEAAQYTPLTPRETEIAQLLARGMRNKEIAAALVIAQRTVEGHIEHILCKLGFNSRTQIIGWVAEQARLTGERPPGGE, from the coding sequence ATGACCATTGCCACGTTGCGCGCCTCGGCGCAGACATACGCCGGCGGTCTGCCCGCTGAGGTGACCAGTTTCATCGGGCGTCGGCACGAAGTAGCGGCGGTCAAGCGCTTGCTGTCCGAGGCCCGAATGGTCACGCTCACCGGTCCGGGCGGCGTCGGCAAGACCCGGCTGGCCCTGCGCGTCGCCACCGACCTGCGGCGGGCCTTCCCCGACGGGGTCTGGCTGGTCGAACTCGCCGAACTGGACAACCCGGCGCTGCTGCCCCAGGCCACGATCGCCGCGCTGAGGATCCAGAGCCACTCCGCCCGGCCGCCCCTCCAGGTGCTCACCGAGCACCTGCGCGAGCGGCGGGCGCTGGTCGTCCTGGACAACTGCGAGCACGTCCTCGACCAGACCACCATGCTGGCCCAGGCGCTGCTGCGGTGCGCCCCGGACCTGCGCATCCTGGCCACCAGCCGGCAGCCGCTGGGAGCGGTCGGCGAGCAGGCGTTCCCCGTGCCGACGCTGCCGCTGCCGGGCGGCGACCCCCAGCCCGACCCGGCGCCCCTCATGTCCGACGCGGTACGGCTCTTCGCCGAGCGGGCCGCGGCCGTGCTGCCCGATTTCACCGTCACGAGCGAGAACCAGGGCATGATCGAGCAGATCTGCCGCCGCCTGGACGGTCTGCCGCTCGGCATCGAGCTCGCCGTCGTGCGGCTGCGCGTGCTCTCGATCCACCAGCTGCTCGACCGGCTGGACGATCTGTTCGGGCTGCTCAGCGCGGGACCGAGCGCCACGGTGTCCCGCCACCGGACGCTCCGCGCCCTGATCGACTGGAGTCACGGGCTCTGCACCGAGCACGAGCGCCTGCTGTGGGCGAGCCTGTCGGTGTTCACCGGCAGCCTGGACCTGGAGGCCGTCGAAGCGATCTGCGCCGGGGCCGGCATCACCCGTGACGAGATCCTCGATCTGATGATCGGCCTGGTGGAGAAGTCCGTCCTGATCCGGGAGGAGCACCCGTACGGAGTGCGGTTCCGGCTGCTGGACACGATCCGGCAGTACGGGCGTGAGCGCCTCGTGGCCTCCGGGCAGGAGCTGGAGCTGAAACGCCGCTATCGCGACTACTACCGGCGGCTCTCGCGTGAGGCGCAGGCGCAGCTGTTCGGCCCGGCGCAGGCAGAGCTGCTGACCCGGCTGCGCGTCGAGCACCCCAACCTGCGCACCGCCCTGGAGTACTGCCAGGCCGAGCGCGCCGGGCTCTGCATCGACATGGCGAGCGACCTGCTCGACCACTGGATCACCAGCAGCCACCTGGGCGAAGGCCGCGACTGGCTCGAACAGGGGCTCGCGCAGCCCGCCGCCCGGTCCGAGGTCAGGGCCCGGGCGCTGTGGGCCTGCGGCTCCCTCGCCATCATCCAGGGCGATCAGGCCTCGGCTGTCGGGCTGCTGGCCAAGAGCAGGACGCTCGGCGAGAAGCTCGGGCTGGAGCCGGTGCTCGGCTACGTCGCGCTCTACTCCGGAATGGTCGCCATGCACGCGGGGGACACCGAGTCGGCCATCAAGTTCTTCGAGGAGGCGGTGACCCATCATCGCGCCGGCGGCGACCCGGCCGGCGAGGTCCAGGCGCTGACCTGGCTCTGCCTGGCGCACTCGTTCCTCGGCCGTTCGGAGGGCGCCGTCGCCGCCGCCGAGGAGGGCATCGCCGTCTGCGACGCCCACGGCGAGAGCTGGCACCGGGCGTACACGACGACGGCACTCGGCATCGAACGCTGGCTCCAGGGCGACGTGCGGTGCGCGACAGCCCTGGAGCAGGAGAGTTTGCGCGTCTTCCACTCTCTGGACGACTCGGTCGGGGTCGGGCTCACGATCGAGGCGCTGGCCTGGATCGCCGCCTCGCAGGAGGAGTACGCGCGGGCCGGCGCGCTGCTGGGCGTTCTGCGCAACGTCTGGGACGCGATCGGCACGCCCCTGCTGGGATTCGGCCACCTCGTCCGCTACCACGACGAATGCGAGGCCCGTACCCGCGACGCCCTTGGCGAACAGTCCTTCCAGACGGCCGTCAAGCGCGGCGCCAGGCGCTCCACCGACCAGGCGCTCGCGTACGCCCTCATGGAGGAGGCGCCCTCGCACGGCCCGTCCGGCGAGGCGGCCCAGTACACGCCGCTCACCCCGCGGGAGACCGAGATCGCCCAGCTCCTCGCCCGGGGAATGAGGAACAAGGAGATCGCGGCGGCTCTGGTGATCGCTCAGCGCACCGTCGAGGGCCACATTGAGCACATTCTGTGCAAACTCGGCTTCAACTCCAGGACCCAGATCATCGGCTGGGTCGCAGAGCAGGCCCGCCTCACCGGCGAGCGGCCACCCGGCGGCGAGTGA
- a CDS encoding nucleoside hydrolase, with the protein MSSSTMRVIFDTDIGSDVDDALALAVLLGSPEVDLVGCTTVYGDTLLRARLAKRLVRLANRSLTVIPGAAKTLTDRPVWWAGHEGRLFTDLETEAVGSGDAAAYLVEQVSRAPGQVDVVAVGPLTNLANALTASPSFARDVRHLWIMGGRFDGPEPEHNLRCDPEAAAIVFGSGVPITVTGLEITTTVRMDAADVAAIAGAGALGEALKAEIEQWWRFWNEEWNSPHDPITVLSLLVPDLFAFSPEGRVEVGADGSSTFVPGGGRTRVTVSGSPQPIAREIVRRIVAAATTA; encoded by the coding sequence ATGAGTTCTTCGACCATGCGCGTCATCTTCGACACCGACATCGGCTCCGACGTGGACGACGCGCTGGCGCTCGCCGTCCTGCTCGGCTCGCCGGAGGTGGACCTGGTCGGCTGCACGACCGTCTACGGTGACACGCTGCTGCGCGCGCGCCTGGCCAAGCGGCTGGTACGGCTCGCGAACCGGTCCCTGACCGTCATCCCCGGGGCGGCCAAGACCCTGACGGACCGGCCCGTCTGGTGGGCGGGTCACGAGGGCAGGCTCTTCACCGACCTGGAGACCGAGGCGGTCGGCTCCGGGGACGCGGCGGCGTACCTGGTGGAGCAGGTGAGCCGCGCGCCCGGCCAGGTGGACGTCGTGGCGGTCGGCCCCCTCACCAACCTCGCCAACGCCCTGACGGCGTCCCCGTCGTTCGCCCGGGACGTCCGGCACCTGTGGATCATGGGCGGCCGCTTCGACGGCCCCGAACCGGAGCACAACCTGCGCTGCGACCCGGAGGCGGCGGCCATCGTCTTCGGCTCAGGGGTGCCGATCACGGTGACCGGGCTGGAGATCACCACCACGGTCCGGATGGACGCCGCCGACGTGGCCGCCATCGCGGGGGCAGGGGCGCTGGGGGAGGCGCTGAAGGCGGAGATCGAGCAGTGGTGGCGGTTCTGGAACGAGGAGTGGAACAGCCCGCACGACCCGATCACGGTGCTGAGCCTGCTGGTCCCGGACCTGTTCGCCTTCAGCCCGGAGGGACGCGTGGAGGTGGGGGCGGACGGCTCCAGCACGTTCGTGCCCGGCGGCGGCCGGACCCGGGTCACCGTCTCGGGCTCGCCGCAGCCCATCGCCCGGGAGATCGTCCGCCGCATCGTGGCCGCCGCCACGACGGCCTGA
- a CDS encoding serine/threonine protein kinase, which produces MAEVLALLAEDPRTVGPYRLEGRVGVGGQGTVYVGRGGAGGPVAVKLLHPHLMADQREQKRFLHEVETARRVAPFCTAQILDCGFAGGRPYIVSEFVDGPSLHAAVRDNGPRGAAALQRLAINTATALMAIHEAGVVHRDFKPGNVLLGPEGPVVIDFGIARALDLSQSVVSSQAIGSPAYMAPEQISGGDVGPASDLFAWGATMVYAATGQHAFPGESIPAVLHAILHGEPDLGGLDGALRALLEECLSKVPARRPTAAQVIERLRALPSPVWSTVPVTRPGRPAAAVPRADGRRRGLIMGTAGATLLVAAAAAGYFALVPAASEGKAAGATSAASMPVALPSSSAPETSAPETPATQDTSAPAEIERSLSAETVPSTSAVPRGTPGPTRRPPRTKTPVVEPSQKPTKKPTRKPSTRPTRTTPAPSSPPAPSQGSITFNDAHEYCRAQGYSMAAGNWGSLSCFGMTSKAITATAVCQWKYEGRDAVAEQPPYTYSQSTTCRLS; this is translated from the coding sequence GTGGCCGAAGTGTTGGCCCTGTTGGCCGAGGATCCCAGAACGGTGGGGCCCTACCGCCTGGAAGGGCGGGTCGGGGTGGGCGGGCAGGGCACCGTCTACGTGGGGCGTGGCGGCGCCGGCGGCCCGGTGGCGGTCAAGCTCCTGCACCCGCACCTGATGGCCGACCAGCGGGAGCAGAAACGCTTCCTGCACGAGGTGGAGACCGCCAGGCGGGTGGCGCCCTTCTGCACGGCCCAGATCCTCGACTGCGGGTTCGCCGGGGGCAGGCCGTACATCGTCAGCGAGTTCGTGGACGGGCCGTCGCTGCATGCCGCCGTACGCGACAACGGGCCGCGCGGGGCGGCCGCCCTGCAGCGGCTGGCGATCAACACCGCCACCGCCCTGATGGCCATCCACGAGGCGGGCGTGGTCCACCGCGACTTCAAGCCCGGCAACGTGCTGCTCGGGCCCGAGGGGCCGGTCGTCATCGACTTCGGCATCGCCCGGGCGCTGGACCTCAGCCAGTCGGTCGTCAGCAGCCAGGCCATCGGCAGCCCCGCCTACATGGCGCCCGAGCAGATCTCCGGCGGCGACGTCGGGCCCGCGAGCGACCTGTTCGCCTGGGGCGCGACCATGGTCTACGCGGCCACCGGGCAGCACGCCTTCCCCGGCGAGTCGATCCCCGCCGTCCTGCACGCGATCCTGCACGGCGAGCCGGACCTCGGCGGCCTGGACGGGGCGCTGCGGGCGCTGCTGGAGGAGTGCCTGTCCAAGGTCCCGGCCCGGCGGCCCACCGCCGCCCAGGTGATCGAACGCCTGCGCGCTCTCCCGTCCCCCGTCTGGTCCACCGTCCCGGTGACCCGGCCGGGACGCCCTGCCGCCGCCGTTCCGAGAGCGGACGGCCGGCGGCGTGGCCTGATCATGGGTACGGCGGGCGCGACCCTGCTCGTCGCCGCCGCGGCGGCCGGCTACTTCGCGCTCGTGCCCGCCGCGTCCGAGGGCAAGGCGGCCGGGGCGACCTCGGCGGCGTCGATGCCCGTGGCCTTGCCTTCCTCCAGTGCGCCTGAAACCAGTGCGCCTGAAACGCCTGCCACGCAGGACACATCCGCCCCAGCGGAGATCGAGCGGTCACTGTCGGCCGAGACCGTGCCCAGCACGAGCGCCGTCCCGCGCGGCACGCCGGGCCCGACCCGCAGGCCGCCGCGCACGAAAACCCCGGTGGTCGAGCCCAGCCAGAAGCCGACGAAGAAGCCGACCCGCAAGCCTTCGACCAGGCCGACCAGGACCACGCCGGCCCCGAGCAGCCCGCCGGCGCCCTCCCAGGGCTCGATCACCTTCAACGACGCCCACGAATACTGCAGGGCGCAGGGCTACAGCATGGCCGCCGGAAACTGGGGCTCGCTGTCGTGCTTCGGCATGACGAGCAAGGCCATCACCGCGACGGCGGTGTGCCAGTGGAAGTACGAGGGCCGCGACGCGGTCGCCGAGCAGCCTCCGTACACGTATTCGCAGTCGACGACCTGCCGGCTGTCCTGA